The Sorangiineae bacterium MSr11367 genome window below encodes:
- a CDS encoding sigma-54 dependent transcriptional regulator, with amino-acid sequence MSMMCDEERTSIRPPPSPHHVETGFGPVLGASPVMRQLYPVFEKLASSSVPVLIEGETGTGKEVLAEAIHEAGDRGGPFVVFDCTTVAHSLFESELFGHERGAFTGADRTRVGIFEEANGGTLFIDEIGDLDLPSQAKLLRVLERRQVRRIGGNGLLKVDVRVICATRRNLDEEVEERRFRDDLFFRLAVARVELPPLRHRHGDIELLTRTFWQQMGGDVAHLPAPLLQRFEKYDWPGNIRELRNAIARQLALGSVVLPDRKSPEARGTADWIDNLVAQSLPLRQARAIITSELERRYVRHMLEIHDGDLGRAAEASGVGRRYFQMLRTKI; translated from the coding sequence ATGTCGATGATGTGTGACGAGGAGCGCACGAGCATTCGGCCGCCACCGTCTCCACACCATGTGGAAACGGGATTCGGGCCGGTACTCGGTGCGAGTCCGGTCATGCGGCAGCTTTATCCCGTATTCGAAAAGCTCGCTTCGTCGTCCGTGCCGGTGCTCATCGAAGGGGAGACGGGCACGGGAAAAGAAGTATTGGCCGAGGCCATCCACGAAGCGGGTGATCGAGGCGGTCCCTTCGTGGTTTTCGACTGTACGACGGTCGCACATTCGCTCTTCGAGTCGGAATTGTTCGGCCACGAGCGCGGCGCATTCACCGGCGCGGATCGCACCCGCGTCGGCATCTTCGAGGAGGCCAACGGCGGCACGCTCTTCATCGACGAAATCGGCGACTTGGATTTGCCCTCGCAGGCCAAGTTGCTCCGCGTGCTCGAGCGCCGGCAGGTGCGCCGCATCGGCGGCAACGGATTGCTCAAGGTCGACGTTCGGGTCATTTGCGCCACGCGGCGCAACCTCGATGAAGAGGTGGAAGAACGCCGCTTTCGCGATGACCTTTTTTTCCGCCTCGCCGTGGCCCGCGTGGAACTTCCCCCGCTGCGCCACCGGCACGGCGACATCGAACTTCTCACCCGCACCTTTTGGCAACAAATGGGCGGCGACGTGGCGCACCTTCCTGCGCCATTGCTCCAGCGTTTCGAGAAGTACGACTGGCCCGGCAACATTCGCGAATTGCGCAATGCCATTGCACGGCAACTCGCATTGGGCAGCGTGGTGTTGCCCGATCGGAAATCGCCCGAGGCGCGCGGCACGGCCGACTGGATCGACAACCTGGTGGCGCAGTCGCTGCCGCTGCGGCAGGCCCGCGCAATCATCACGTCGGAGCTCGAACGGCGGTACGTGCGGCACATGCTGGAGATCCACGACGGAGACCTCGGACGGGCCGCCGAAGCGAGCGGTGTGGGCCGGCGCTACTTTCAAATGTTGCGCACCAAGATTTAG
- a CDS encoding PhzF family phenazine biosynthesis protein translates to MSLPFKQVDVFTDRPFAGNPLAVIFGADDLTDSQMQRIANWTNLSETTFLLQPQNTAADYRLRIFSPRAELVFAGHPTVGSAHAALEAGVVTPKNGKLVQECAVGLVALTVQGDGAQRSIAFELPPARTRLLEEAEVAELEDILGAKVERAQAPRVVDVGPKWTIARLQDATLVRELNPDLGRMEAFDRRRGTTGVTLFGAHAPSGRDDGPHLEVRSFAPAFGAPEDPVCGSGNGSVAVFLRDTGLVETIGRRYVASQGARLGRDGRVRVSIDEDGTVRLGGQCVTCVEGTLRT, encoded by the coding sequence ATGAGCCTTCCATTCAAACAGGTCGACGTGTTCACCGATCGGCCTTTCGCTGGAAATCCGCTGGCAGTCATTTTCGGCGCCGACGACCTCACCGATTCGCAAATGCAGCGCATTGCCAATTGGACCAACCTCTCCGAGACGACATTTTTACTGCAGCCGCAAAATACCGCCGCGGACTATCGGCTCCGGATCTTCTCGCCCCGGGCCGAACTTGTCTTTGCCGGCCACCCTACCGTTGGTAGCGCCCACGCCGCGCTGGAGGCGGGTGTGGTCACGCCGAAGAACGGCAAGCTCGTACAGGAGTGTGCCGTCGGATTGGTCGCGCTCACGGTGCAAGGCGACGGGGCGCAGCGGTCGATTGCGTTCGAGCTGCCGCCGGCGCGCACGCGCCTTCTGGAGGAGGCCGAGGTGGCCGAGCTCGAGGACATCCTCGGTGCGAAGGTCGAGCGCGCGCAGGCACCGCGGGTCGTCGACGTCGGTCCGAAGTGGACCATTGCGCGCCTCCAAGATGCCACGCTCGTGCGGGAGCTGAATCCCGACTTGGGGCGCATGGAGGCCTTCGATCGGCGTCGCGGAACGACGGGGGTCACGCTCTTCGGGGCGCATGCTCCCTCCGGGCGCGACGACGGTCCCCATCTCGAGGTGCGCTCGTTCGCCCCGGCGTTCGGCGCGCCGGAAGATCCGGTCTGTGGCAGCGGAAATGGGTCGGTCGCGGTGTTCTTGCGCGACACCGGCCTCGTCGAGACCATCGGCCGCCGTTACGTGGCCTCGCAGGGCGCGCGGCTCGGCCGCGATGGACGGGTCCGCGTCTCCATCGACGAAGATGGCACGGTCCGCCTCGGCGGCCAGTGCGTCACCTGCGTCGAGGGTACCCTTCGAACCTAA
- a CDS encoding TetR/AcrR family transcriptional regulator — MLDAKVEERDAARRAAILKAARECFLQFGYAKTSLDDIAKRANISRPLIYRKFKNKEDIFSAVLEHEFMSRYPEAEKVLAGSGSAREKLFRLYEILLLEPWSEMRKAPMALEFYETCERLFPEVEAKQARLLLKATQGILESKELSQVFMLAVEGLYSDVPTTSVLRRRLQLLVERFA, encoded by the coding sequence ATGTTGGACGCGAAAGTGGAAGAGCGCGATGCTGCCCGACGGGCCGCCATTCTAAAGGCCGCGCGCGAATGCTTCCTCCAATTCGGCTACGCGAAGACGTCGCTGGACGACATCGCGAAGCGGGCCAACATTTCTCGACCGCTCATCTATCGCAAGTTCAAGAACAAAGAAGACATTTTCTCGGCGGTGCTCGAACACGAGTTCATGTCGCGCTACCCGGAGGCGGAAAAAGTGCTGGCCGGCAGCGGGAGCGCGCGGGAAAAGCTCTTTCGGCTTTACGAGATACTGCTTTTGGAACCCTGGTCCGAAATGCGCAAAGCCCCCATGGCCCTCGAGTTCTACGAGACGTGCGAGCGTCTGTTTCCCGAGGTGGAGGCCAAGCAGGCACGCCTGCTCCTCAAGGCCACGCAAGGCATTCTCGAATCGAAAGAGCTTTCGCAAGTGTTCATGCTCGCCGTCGAAGGTCTGTATTCCGACGTACCGACGACCAGCGTCCTCCGACGGCGGCTGCAGCTCCTCGTCGAGCGCTTCGCTTAG